The Devosia sp. YIM 151766 genome includes a region encoding these proteins:
- a CDS encoding TRAM domain-containing protein, translated as MTITAIIDSLGHRGEGIATIDGRRVSVPFALPGEIVELTIAGERGVLTGIVSPAPQRAIPFCPHFSVCGGCQLQHLDEAGYRAFKTGLVENPLRQAGLDSKVSRFIEAHGAGRRRATLHARRNGAGYMRLRSHDLLDLDTCPILTPALSRAPAIARALGKEIGECDLAFTATNAGIDVGIRKAPKGINREKLAPLANRLGLARLALDNEMVFLRQQPTISMGRAEVDLPIGSFLQATAEAEQVLADYVVAAVGKAKSVADLFCGLGPFALRLAENAPVYAADSDKPAIQALDKAARHSKGLKAIRSQTRDLFRDCLTRFELDFDCVVLDPPRAGAQAQVREIAVSKVRNVVMVACDPRTFARDAAILAGAGFVMEDLVAVDQFAWSTHIEVAASFRR; from the coding sequence ATGACCATCACCGCCATTATCGACAGCCTCGGCCACAGGGGCGAGGGCATTGCCACGATCGATGGCCGGCGCGTCTCCGTGCCCTTCGCCCTGCCGGGGGAGATTGTGGAACTGACCATTGCCGGCGAACGCGGCGTACTGACCGGCATCGTGTCGCCGGCGCCGCAGCGAGCGATACCCTTCTGCCCGCATTTCTCCGTGTGCGGCGGTTGCCAATTGCAGCATCTGGACGAAGCCGGCTACCGGGCATTCAAGACCGGTCTGGTGGAAAATCCATTGCGCCAGGCCGGGCTCGACAGCAAGGTTTCCCGCTTCATCGAGGCGCATGGCGCCGGCCGCCGCCGCGCGACACTGCATGCGCGCCGGAATGGCGCCGGCTATATGCGCCTGAGAAGTCACGACCTGCTCGATCTCGATACCTGCCCCATTCTGACGCCTGCTCTCTCTCGCGCGCCGGCCATTGCCAGGGCTTTGGGGAAGGAAATCGGCGAATGCGACCTGGCCTTCACCGCCACCAATGCCGGGATCGATGTCGGCATCCGCAAGGCCCCCAAGGGCATCAATCGGGAAAAGCTGGCGCCGCTGGCCAATCGGCTGGGCCTGGCCCGGCTGGCGCTGGATAACGAGATGGTCTTTCTCCGCCAGCAGCCCACGATCAGCATGGGCCGCGCCGAGGTCGACCTGCCCATCGGCAGTTTTCTTCAGGCCACCGCCGAAGCCGAACAGGTGCTGGCCGATTATGTCGTCGCCGCCGTGGGCAAGGCGAAATCGGTGGCCGACCTGTTCTGCGGCCTCGGTCCGTTCGCGCTGCGGCTGGCGGAAAATGCGCCGGTCTATGCGGCCGATAGCGACAAGCCGGCGATCCAGGCGCTGGACAAGGCGGCGCGGCACAGCAAGGGGCTCAAAGCCATCAGGAGCCAGACCCGCGACCTGTTCCGTGATTGCCTGACCCGGTTCGAACTCGATTTCGACTGCGTCGTGCTCGACCCGCCGCGCGCCGGAGCCCAGGCCCAGGTCAGGGAAATCGCCGTTTCCAAAGTCCGCAATGTGGTCATGGTGGCCTGCGACCCGCGAACCTTTGCCCGCGACGCGGCGATCCTGGCCGGGGCCGGCTTCGTCATGGAGGACCTGGTGGCGGTCGATCAATTCGCCTGGTCCACCCATATCGAGGTCGCCGCCAGCTTCCGCCGCTAG
- a CDS encoding sugar phosphate isomerase/epimerase family protein — protein sequence MSRGISLNLATTRQQWGFAEAVDGCLRAGINAISPWRDQIAAIGLDEAARIVRANGLQVTGLCRGGMFPAASAAGRQANIDDNLRAIDEAAALNADCLVLVVGGLSEGSRDIGAARQMVADGIAAMLGHARAAGVKIAIEPLHPMYAADRACVNTIDQALDICEILGENVGVAVDVYHVWWDPNLARAIARAGRMKRIFAHHICDWLVPTRDLLLDRGMMGDGVIDLPGIRKMIEDAGFSGPQEVEIFSSENWWKRPGDEVLAVIKERVATVC from the coding sequence ATGAGCCGCGGCATTTCCCTCAATCTCGCCACCACCCGCCAGCAATGGGGTTTTGCCGAGGCGGTGGATGGATGCCTGCGCGCCGGCATCAATGCCATCTCGCCCTGGCGCGACCAGATCGCCGCTATCGGGCTCGATGAAGCCGCCCGCATCGTGCGCGCGAACGGCTTGCAGGTGACCGGCCTGTGCCGCGGCGGCATGTTCCCCGCGGCGAGTGCGGCAGGCCGCCAGGCCAATATCGACGACAATCTGCGCGCCATCGACGAAGCCGCCGCGCTCAATGCCGATTGCCTGGTGCTGGTCGTGGGCGGCCTGTCCGAAGGCAGCCGCGATATCGGCGCGGCGCGGCAGATGGTGGCCGACGGCATCGCCGCCATGCTGGGCCATGCCCGGGCCGCGGGGGTGAAAATCGCCATCGAGCCGCTGCATCCCATGTATGCCGCCGACCGCGCCTGCGTGAACACCATCGATCAGGCGCTCGATATCTGCGAGATACTGGGCGAGAATGTGGGCGTGGCCGTCGACGTCTATCATGTCTGGTGGGACCCCAACCTCGCCCGCGCCATTGCCCGGGCCGGCCGCATGAAGCGCATCTTCGCCCATCACATCTGCGACTGGCTGGTGCCGACAAGGGACCTGCTGCTCGATCGCGGCATGATGGGCGATGGCGTCATCGACCTGCCCGGCATCCGTAAGATGATCGAGGATGCCGGCTTTTCCGGGCCGCAGGAGGTGGAAATCTTCTCGTCCGAGAACTGGTGGAAGCGGCCGGGCGACGAGGTGCTGGCGGTGATCAAGGAGCGGGTGGCGACGGTCTGCTGA
- a CDS encoding dihydrodipicolinate synthase family protein gives MPIINLPNPDRSVTPYRLTGDPIPFVKFKAADFPRVAFAAAHVVADPLAENDPWLTPAIDWEATLKFRHRLWDLGLGVAEAMDTAQRGMGLGWSEAKELIRRAQVEARSRDDSLIAYGAGTDHLAPGPDVTIDQIIAAYEEQIGFVEGEGGRVILMASRALAAAARSPDDYARVYGHVLSQVKQPVIMHWLGEMFDPALQNYWGSIDHDAAMDTCLDVIAAHADKVDGIKISLLSADKEIAMRRRLPAAVKMYTGDDFNYAELIAGDDQGYSHALLGIFDAIAPAASAGLAALGRGNDNEFFDILEPTVPLSRHIFAAPTRFYKTGVVFLAYLNGLQDHFAMIGGQQSTRSLQHLAELFRLADKARVLADPDLAVRRMQQVLAVHGVAG, from the coding sequence ATGCCGATCATCAACCTGCCCAATCCCGACCGCTCCGTCACGCCCTATAGGCTGACGGGCGACCCGATCCCCTTCGTCAAGTTCAAGGCGGCCGATTTCCCCCGCGTGGCTTTCGCGGCGGCCCATGTGGTGGCCGATCCGCTGGCGGAGAACGATCCCTGGCTCACTCCCGCCATCGATTGGGAGGCGACGCTGAAATTCCGCCACCGGCTCTGGGACCTCGGCCTCGGCGTCGCCGAGGCCATGGATACGGCCCAGCGCGGCATGGGGCTCGGCTGGAGCGAGGCCAAGGAACTGATCCGCCGCGCCCAGGTCGAAGCCCGCAGCCGCGATGACAGCCTCATCGCCTATGGCGCCGGCACCGATCATCTGGCGCCCGGCCCCGATGTCACCATCGACCAGATCATCGCCGCCTATGAGGAGCAGATCGGCTTTGTCGAGGGCGAGGGCGGCCGCGTCATCCTGATGGCCAGCCGGGCGCTGGCGGCGGCGGCCAGGTCGCCGGACGATTATGCCCGCGTCTATGGCCATGTGCTGAGCCAGGTCAAGCAGCCGGTGATCATGCATTGGCTGGGCGAGATGTTCGACCCGGCCTTGCAGAACTATTGGGGCTCGATCGACCATGACGCCGCCATGGATACCTGCCTCGACGTCATCGCCGCCCATGCCGACAAGGTCGACGGCATCAAGATTTCCCTGCTCTCGGCGGACAAGGAAATCGCCATGCGCCGCCGGCTGCCGGCTGCGGTGAAGATGTATACCGGCGACGATTTCAACTATGCCGAGCTGATCGCCGGCGACGATCAGGGCTATTCCCATGCCCTGCTCGGCATTTTCGACGCCATCGCGCCGGCCGCCTCGGCGGGGCTGGCGGCTTTGGGGCGCGGCAATGACAATGAATTCTTCGATATCCTCGAACCCACCGTGCCGCTTTCGCGCCATATCTTCGCGGCGCCGACCCGCTTCTACAAGACCGGCGTGGTGTTCCTGGCCTATCTCAACGGCTTGCAGGACCATTTCGCCATGATCGGCGGGCAGCAATCGACGCGCTCGCTGCAACATCTGGCCGAGCTGTTCCGCTTGGCCGACAAGGCGCGGGTGCTGGCCGATCCGGACCTGGCGGTCAGGCGCATGCAGCAGGTTCTGGCCGTGCATGGGGTGGCGGGATGA
- a CDS encoding Gfo/Idh/MocA family oxidoreductase, producing the protein MAEQRVGIIMHGVTGRMGYNQHLVRSILAIRDQGGIALKNGDRLVVDPIIVGRDSGKIEALARKHNIARWGTDLDAALANPDDTIFFDAGTTLMRAGLLERALAAGKHVYCEKPTSDDLEVAVNLAKTARASGLKHGVVQDKLFLPGLMKLKMLRDSGFFGKMLSVRGEFGYWVFEGDWQQSQRPSWNYRKNDGGGIILDMLCHWRYVMDNLFGEVQAVSCLGATHIPERVDERGNSFQCDTDDAAYATFELEGGVIAQINSSWTTRVRRDDLVTFHVDGTHGSAVAGLHKCWTQHRVNTPKPVWNPDQPQTMNFFADWEEVPDNWPADNGFKAQWEMFLRHVAEDAPWPYGLEAGAKGVQLAELGLKSWEERRWLDVPKLEF; encoded by the coding sequence ATGGCGGAACAACGCGTTGGCATCATCATGCATGGCGTCACCGGGCGCATGGGCTATAACCAGCATCTGGTGCGCTCGATCCTGGCGATCCGCGACCAGGGCGGCATAGCGCTGAAAAACGGCGATCGCCTGGTGGTCGACCCGATCATTGTCGGCCGCGATAGCGGCAAGATCGAAGCCCTCGCCAGGAAGCACAATATCGCCCGCTGGGGCACCGATCTCGACGCGGCCCTGGCCAATCCCGACGACACCATCTTTTTCGATGCCGGCACCACGCTGATGCGCGCCGGCCTGCTGGAGCGGGCGCTGGCCGCCGGCAAGCATGTCTATTGCGAAAAGCCGACCTCCGACGATCTTGAAGTCGCGGTCAACCTCGCCAAGACCGCCCGCGCCTCCGGTCTGAAACATGGCGTGGTGCAGGACAAGCTGTTCCTGCCCGGGCTGATGAAGCTCAAAATGCTGCGCGATAGCGGCTTTTTCGGCAAGATGCTCTCGGTGCGCGGCGAGTTCGGCTATTGGGTCTTCGAGGGCGATTGGCAGCAATCGCAGCGCCCGAGCTGGAATTACCGCAAGAACGATGGCGGCGGCATCATCCTCGATATGCTGTGCCATTGGCGCTATGTGATGGACAATCTGTTCGGCGAGGTGCAGGCGGTATCGTGCCTCGGCGCCACCCATATTCCCGAGCGCGTCGACGAGCGGGGCAATAGCTTCCAATGCGACACCGACGACGCCGCCTATGCCACGTTCGAGCTGGAAGGCGGGGTGATCGCCCAGATCAATTCGAGCTGGACCACCAGGGTGCGCCGCGACGATCTGGTGACCTTCCATGTCGATGGCACCCATGGCTCGGCAGTGGCCGGCCTGCACAAATGCTGGACCCAGCATCGGGTTAATACCCCCAAGCCGGTGTGGAATCCCGATCAGCCGCAGACGATGAATTTCTTCGCCGATTGGGAAGAGGTCCCAGACAATTGGCCGGCCGATAACGGCTTCAAGGCGCAATGGGAAATGTTCCTGCGCCATGTCGCCGAGGACGCGCCCTGGCCCTATGGGCTGGAAGCCGGCGCCAAGGGCGTGCAATTGGCCGAACTGGGTCTCAAAAGCTGGGAAGAGCGCCGCTGGCTCGACGTGCCCAAGCTGGAATTTTGA
- a CDS encoding sulfite exporter TauE/SafE family protein — MDFELERMAIMGLALAAGALVKGATGMGLPLIALPVLATFFGLHHAVGIMAITQIVTNGMQIWQFRAARREDSMNFLPLFLATGAVGVVLGTWLLRNLPERVLIFSLGVLLLAYFGLKVSRPHLAVSAAMARRAGPAAGFGSGVLQGATGISAPVGVTFIHAMGLDRAAHVYAVSAMFLTLGLVQLPSLIVGGIMQPQWVIEALLAMIPILIFMPVGQALAGKLSRRAFDLMILIFLGLMGLKMVLGI, encoded by the coding sequence GTGGATTTCGAGCTTGAGCGAATGGCGATCATGGGGCTGGCGCTGGCCGCCGGCGCGCTGGTCAAGGGGGCGACCGGCATGGGCCTGCCGCTGATCGCCCTGCCGGTGCTGGCGACATTTTTCGGCCTGCACCACGCCGTGGGCATCATGGCCATCACCCAGATCGTGACCAATGGCATGCAGATCTGGCAATTCCGCGCCGCCCGGCGCGAGGACAGCATGAATTTCCTGCCGCTGTTTCTCGCCACCGGCGCCGTCGGGGTGGTCCTGGGCACCTGGCTGCTCCGCAATCTGCCGGAGCGGGTGCTGATCTTTTCGCTGGGCGTGCTGCTCCTGGCCTATTTCGGGCTCAAGGTCAGCCGCCCGCATCTGGCGGTCAGCGCGGCAATGGCGCGGCGGGCCGGGCCGGCGGCGGGTTTCGGCAGCGGCGTCTTGCAGGGCGCCACCGGCATTTCCGCGCCGGTGGGCGTGACCTTCATCCACGCCATGGGCCTGGACCGCGCCGCCCATGTCTATGCGGTTTCGGCCATGTTCCTGACATTGGGCCTGGTGCAATTGCCGTCGCTGATCGTGGGCGGCATCATGCAGCCGCAATGGGTGATCGAGGCGCTGCTGGCCATGATCCCGATCCTGATATTCATGCCGGTGGGACAGGCGCTGGCCGGCAAGCTCAGCCGCCGCGCCTTCGACCTGATGATCCTGATCTTCCTGGGGCTGATGGGCCTGAAAATGGTGCTGGGGATCTAG
- a CDS encoding tripartite tricarboxylate transporter substrate binding protein translates to MKHSLRIVLASGTALLTLGAAMSFAQEWKPDRPINLIVPWGAGGSTDQVIRVTAPIVAEALGVDVVVVNQPGASGAIGTQEVLNAPRDGYTWGAGAIGDNATYAVTGLIPDTGIDDWHVYLSVANVAVVGVAADSEFEDFGQLLEALAERGNAITVATAGVGSSGGTAIAALAEQAGFDYNMITYDGGNPAVIATASGEAMVTTQLAVEQVEMIRGGRLRGLAVLASEPLVVAGVDPIPPITDWLPDMPLAMNYFGIFLPAGIPDEIVQTVNAIWDDEVENSQSLRDYAENYGAVFDPSYGDEARAAAMPIVIDKACAAVQRGEAVIDPIEIGVDCATRSEVSAQ, encoded by the coding sequence ATGAAGCATTCGCTGCGAATCGTCCTGGCGTCGGGCACGGCCCTTTTGACGCTGGGTGCGGCCATGTCGTTCGCTCAGGAATGGAAACCCGACCGGCCGATCAATCTGATCGTGCCCTGGGGTGCCGGCGGCTCGACCGACCAGGTCATCCGCGTCACCGCGCCCATTGTCGCCGAGGCGCTGGGCGTCGATGTCGTGGTCGTCAACCAGCCGGGCGCCTCCGGTGCCATCGGCACCCAGGAAGTGCTCAACGCCCCGCGCGACGGCTATACCTGGGGCGCCGGCGCCATCGGCGACAACGCCACCTATGCGGTGACCGGATTGATCCCCGATACCGGCATCGATGACTGGCATGTCTATCTCTCCGTCGCCAATGTCGCCGTTGTCGGCGTGGCGGCAGACAGCGAGTTCGAAGATTTCGGCCAATTGCTCGAGGCGCTCGCCGAGCGCGGCAATGCCATTACCGTAGCCACGGCCGGGGTTGGGTCATCGGGGGGAACGGCCATCGCCGCGCTCGCCGAACAGGCCGGTTTCGACTACAATATGATCACCTATGACGGCGGCAATCCGGCGGTGATCGCCACGGCTTCGGGCGAGGCGATGGTCACCACCCAATTGGCGGTGGAGCAGGTCGAGATGATCCGCGGCGGCCGTCTGCGCGGCCTGGCCGTGCTGGCCAGCGAGCCGCTGGTGGTCGCCGGCGTCGATCCGATTCCGCCGATCACCGACTGGCTGCCGGACATGCCGCTGGCCATGAACTATTTCGGCATCTTCCTGCCGGCCGGCATTCCCGACGAGATCGTCCAGACAGTGAACGCGATCTGGGACGACGAGGTCGAGAATTCGCAGAGCCTGCGGGACTATGCCGAGAATTACGGCGCCGTCTTCGACCCCTCCTATGGCGACGAGGCGCGGGCGGCAGCCATGCCGATCGTCATCGACAAGGCCTGCGCGGCGGTCCAGCGCGGCGAGGCCGTGATCGATCCCATCGAGATCGGCGTCGATTGCGCGACCCGCAGCGAAGTGAGCGCGCAATAG
- a CDS encoding tripartite tricarboxylate transporter TctB family protein, translated as MTIPNPAPSAEEAARIRADLITAIVLVGLGLLITYLSWSMDRLEMRRIHPSTIPGLVPLFLGVALTLCGGLLAWRSARLDSKQGGAALLRTLVSWPALRVLAVLGLALVYTLGLVGRMPFWLASSLFIFSFVLLFETMLADRPASLPRTLIWGLVVALGAGIGIHYVFGQVFLVRLP; from the coding sequence ATGACCATTCCCAATCCCGCTCCCTCCGCCGAAGAGGCGGCCCGCATTCGTGCCGATCTGATCACCGCCATCGTCCTGGTCGGCCTGGGCCTGCTGATCACCTATCTCTCCTGGAGCATGGACCGGCTGGAAATGCGCCGCATCCATCCGTCCACCATTCCGGGCCTGGTGCCGCTCTTTCTGGGCGTGGCGCTGACCTTGTGCGGCGGCCTGCTGGCCTGGCGCTCGGCGCGGCTGGATAGCAAGCAAGGCGGCGCCGCGCTGCTCCGCACCCTCGTGTCGTGGCCGGCGCTGCGTGTGCTCGCCGTGCTCGGCCTGGCCCTGGTCTATACGCTGGGCCTGGTGGGTCGCATGCCCTTCTGGCTGGCCTCGTCGCTGTTCATTTTCAGCTTCGTGCTGCTGTTCGAAACCATGCTGGCCGACAGACCGGCCTCGCTGCCGCGTACGCTGATCTGGGGCCTGGTCGTGGCGCTCGGCGCCGGCATCGGCATCCATTATGTCTTCGGACAGGTCTTTCTCGTGCGGCTGCCCTAG
- a CDS encoding tripartite tricarboxylate transporter permease translates to MFDGLILLGQGIAHFMTPAGLFNVAWATLLGLAIGILPGLTATMGVALLVTLTYKMAPDQAILTLMCVYLGAIYGGSRTAILLNIPGTPANAAATLDGHPLAMQGKAGLAMGLATTSSTLGTLVGIFFLAIIAPVLAEAALRFGSYEFFWLALFGVVISGQMTGSDTPLKGYIAGILGLLVAMIGMETLHAYQRFTFGIPALGGGVDLIPAMVGAFGLAEILSTMKRTAFGRIAPVNDRVIPRLKEIFQYWKTIIRSGIIGTFVGIIPGVGEDVGAWSSYAAAKKFTKHPEEFGKGSQEGLIAAETGDNAVVSAAMIPTLTLALPGSAAAAVLIAAMMIHGIRPGPMLMVENAPFLYQVVAMLLLATFANLIFGLSLTKVFIKVLSVPRERLMAVIYVLCVVGSFAITQRMFDVYVMLFFGIVGFILREMKYPMAPLVLGIVLGDLLDLNLRRGLALTNGDPTPFFTRPISAVICFVIALTILMSIPAVSRRVRALFTRGRIEAQS, encoded by the coding sequence ATGTTTGACGGTCTCATTCTCCTGGGCCAGGGCATTGCCCATTTCATGACGCCGGCGGGCCTGTTCAACGTGGCCTGGGCGACGCTGCTGGGCCTCGCCATCGGCATATTGCCGGGCCTCACCGCCACTATGGGCGTGGCTCTATTGGTGACGCTCACCTATAAAATGGCGCCGGACCAGGCCATCCTGACGCTGATGTGCGTCTATCTCGGCGCCATCTATGGCGGCAGCCGCACCGCCATCCTGCTCAATATTCCCGGCACCCCGGCCAATGCCGCCGCCACGCTGGACGGCCATCCGCTGGCCATGCAGGGCAAGGCGGGACTGGCCATGGGCCTGGCCACCACCTCTTCCACCCTGGGCACGCTGGTCGGCATCTTCTTTCTCGCCATCATCGCGCCGGTGCTGGCCGAGGCGGCGCTCCGCTTCGGCTCGTATGAATTTTTCTGGCTGGCTTTGTTCGGCGTCGTCATTTCCGGGCAGATGACCGGTTCGGACACGCCGCTCAAGGGCTATATTGCCGGCATTCTGGGCCTGCTGGTCGCCATGATCGGCATGGAGACGCTGCATGCCTATCAGCGCTTCACCTTCGGCATTCCCGCCTTGGGCGGCGGCGTCGACCTCATCCCGGCAATGGTCGGGGCCTTCGGCCTGGCGGAAATCCTCTCCACCATGAAGCGCACCGCCTTCGGCCGGATCGCCCCGGTCAACGACCGGGTGATCCCGCGCCTCAAGGAAATCTTCCAATATTGGAAGACCATCATCCGCTCGGGCATTATCGGCACCTTTGTCGGCATCATCCCCGGGGTCGGCGAGGATGTGGGTGCCTGGTCGTCCTATGCCGCCGCCAAGAAATTCACCAAGCATCCCGAGGAATTCGGCAAGGGCAGCCAGGAGGGGCTGATCGCGGCCGAAACCGGCGACAATGCCGTGGTCTCGGCCGCCATGATCCCGACGCTGACGCTGGCCTTGCCCGGCTCGGCCGCCGCCGCAGTGCTGATCGCCGCCATGATGATCCACGGCATCCGTCCCGGCCCGATGCTGATGGTGGAGAACGCGCCCTTCCTCTATCAGGTCGTGGCCATGCTGCTGCTGGCCACCTTCGCCAATCTGATCTTCGGCCTGTCGCTCACCAAGGTCTTCATCAAGGTGCTGTCGGTGCCGCGCGAACGGCTGATGGCGGTCATCTATGTGCTGTGCGTGGTCGGCTCCTTCGCCATCACCCAGCGCATGTTCGACGTTTATGTCATGCTGTTCTTCGGCATTGTCGGCTTCATCCTGCGCGAGATGAAATATCCCATGGCGCCGCTGGTGCTGGGCATCGTGCTGGGCGATCTGCTCGATCTCAATCTCAGGCGCGGGCTGGCGCTGACCAATGGCGATCCGACGCCCTTCTTTACCCGGCCGATCAGCGCTGTTATCTGCTTCGTCATCGCTCTCACCATTCTCATGTCCATCCCGGCGGTAAGTCGACGTGTCCGAGCCCTTTTCACCCGCGGTCGCATCGAAGCCCAAAGCTGA
- a CDS encoding TetR/AcrR family transcriptional regulator, with the protein MSEPFSPAVASKPKAETSKRPRNSAKTKASILAAARVEFADRGFEGARVDAIAERAGANKRLLYHYFGNKEELYQAVLLDAYQEIRRGERALSLDQYDPVQAMDRLVRFTFRHFLANPWFPRLLGTENIENARFLKTLPDIKALHSPLVGQIAALLERGADNGIFRRDVDPVQLYISVAALGFFYVSNTATLSVIFERDLTSVGMVQEREAHAVQMVLDFLKTKPGM; encoded by the coding sequence GTGTCCGAGCCCTTTTCACCCGCGGTCGCATCGAAGCCCAAAGCTGAGACGAGCAAGCGCCCCCGCAATTCAGCCAAGACCAAGGCCTCCATTCTCGCCGCGGCGCGGGTGGAATTCGCCGATCGGGGCTTCGAAGGGGCGCGGGTGGACGCCATTGCCGAGCGGGCCGGCGCCAATAAGCGCCTGCTCTATCACTATTTCGGCAATAAGGAGGAACTCTACCAGGCGGTTCTGCTCGACGCCTATCAGGAGATCAGGCGGGGCGAGCGGGCGCTGTCGCTGGATCAATACGATCCGGTACAGGCCATGGACCGGCTGGTGCGCTTCACCTTCCGGCATTTCCTCGCCAATCCGTGGTTTCCGCGGCTGCTCGGCACCGAGAACATCGAGAATGCGCGCTTCCTCAAGACCCTGCCCGACATCAAGGCGCTGCATTCCCCGCTGGTCGGGCAGATCGCCGCCCTGCTCGAACGCGGCGCCGATAACGGCATTTTCCGCCGCGACGTCGATCCGGTGCAGCTCTATATCTCGGTGGCCGCGCTCGGCTTTTTCTACGTGTCCAACACCGCGACGCTCTCGGTGATCTTCGAGCGCGACCTCACCAGCGTCGGCATGGTGCAGGAACGCGAAGCCCATGCGGTGCAGATGGTGCTGGATTTCCTCAAGACCAAGCCGGGGATGTGA
- a CDS encoding helix-turn-helix transcriptional regulator yields the protein MSYWKDGEPNWRKFEQMARRGWGRMQRMADDEFGNMGGNFRVGRMLASGDLRLVALYFIEQQPRHGYDLIKAVEERSNGVYSPSPGIVYPALTFLEEAGHVTSSADGNKKLYTITDQGKTHLEENREAVASTLDFLARTGEQMNRFREFVRADWPSSGEGDAERGNVPPHWGERPEQRDRPMHDAVPELEAARKALKEALKRARKGSDEQQRRAADILRRAAAEVSGLGDDEVDI from the coding sequence ATGAGCTATTGGAAAGACGGCGAGCCGAACTGGCGCAAGTTCGAGCAGATGGCGCGGCGCGGCTGGGGCCGCATGCAGCGCATGGCCGATGACGAATTCGGCAATATGGGCGGCAATTTCCGCGTCGGCCGTATGCTGGCCTCGGGCGACCTCCGGCTGGTGGCGCTCTATTTCATCGAACAGCAGCCGCGCCACGGCTATGACCTGATCAAGGCGGTGGAAGAGCGCTCCAACGGCGTCTATTCGCCCAGCCCGGGCATCGTCTATCCGGCGCTGACTTTTCTGGAAGAGGCCGGCCACGTGACCTCCTCGGCCGATGGCAACAAGAAGCTTTACACCATCACCGACCAGGGCAAGACGCATCTGGAGGAAAACCGCGAGGCGGTGGCCTCGACGCTGGATTTCCTCGCCCGTACCGGCGAGCAGATGAACCGGTTCCGCGAATTCGTCCGCGCCGACTGGCCATCGAGCGGCGAGGGCGATGCGGAGCGGGGCAATGTGCCGCCCCATTGGGGCGAGCGGCCCGAGCAGCGCGACCGGCCGATGCACGACGCCGTTCCGGAGCTGGAAGCGGCGCGCAAAGCGCTCAAAGAGGCGCTCAAGCGAGCCCGCAAGGGCAGCGACGAGCAGCAGCGCCGCGCCGCCGACATTCTCCGCCGCGCCGCCGCCGAGGTGAGCGGGCTGGGCGATGACGAGGTCGATATCTAG
- a CDS encoding NifU family protein, which yields MFIQTEATPNPATLKFLPGRDVIAGEPRDFRSPETAAISPLATGLFAISGVSGVFLGSDFISVTKEDTDWAHIKPAILGVIMDHFLSGKPVILDNGAASDDLDAVEEFFEEEDKEMVEVIKELLATRVRPAVAMDGGDIIFRGFKEGVVFLQMQGACSGCPSSTATLKSGIENLLRHFVPGVETVQQV from the coding sequence ATGTTCATCCAGACCGAAGCCACGCCCAATCCGGCGACGCTGAAATTCCTGCCGGGCCGCGACGTCATTGCCGGCGAACCGCGCGATTTCCGTTCGCCCGAAACGGCGGCAATTTCGCCGCTGGCCACGGGATTGTTCGCCATTTCCGGGGTGTCCGGCGTGTTCCTGGGTTCCGATTTCATCTCGGTGACCAAGGAGGACACCGATTGGGCGCATATCAAGCCGGCCATACTCGGCGTGATCATGGATCATTTCCTGTCCGGCAAGCCGGTGATTCTCGACAATGGCGCCGCCAGCGACGATCTCGACGCTGTCGAGGAATTCTTCGAGGAAGAAGACAAGGAAATGGTGGAGGTGATCAAGGAATTGCTGGCCACCCGCGTCCGTCCGGCCGTCGCCATGGATGGCGGCGACATCATCTTCCGGGGCTTCAAGGAAGGCGTGGTTTTCCTGCAAATGCAGGGCGCCTGTTCGGGCTGCCCCTCCTCCACCGCCACGCTCAAGAGCGGCATCGAAAACCTGCTCCGCCATTTCGTACCCGGCGTCGAGACCGTACAACAGGTTTGA
- a CDS encoding DUF1150 family protein: MMDKRNSDTTIETANPLKTLTRAQFAALGGDAVAYVKPVSGLVLSTMISDAEFDAGAQYQLVMSADGTPLMVADTAEAVTEWLGDQSIGLATLH; encoded by the coding sequence ATGATGGACAAACGCAATTCCGACACCACCATCGAGACCGCCAACCCGCTCAAGACCCTGACGCGCGCCCAGTTCGCCGCTTTGGGCGGCGATGCCGTCGCCTATGTCAAGCCGGTCTCGGGCCTGGTGCTCTCAACCATGATCAGCGACGCCGAATTCGACGCCGGCGCCCAATATCAACTGGTCATGTCCGCCGACGGCACCCCGCTGATGGTCGCCGACACCGCCGAGGCGGTGACCGAATGGCTGGGCGACCAAAGCATCGGCCTCGCCACGCTGCATTAG